In Primulina huaijiensis isolate GDHJ02 chromosome 6, ASM1229523v2, whole genome shotgun sequence, a single window of DNA contains:
- the LOC140978444 gene encoding ion channel CASTOR-like isoform X1, which translates to MSHNSDAASPSTPGGARDWVFPSYSFVHSTHSHHQRNSRRRRFSTHPTQFNSAAASFPSRPATDDSTPVLSSYPSKFSGFRRRRFEFGRNYEKSTVAVDDTSDRGGVVEINPKDEVSREAKTTSPGKNFFGFLRGRLRVRWQLAFTAAILITVLSSLVQKNFSLHNEIIDLQDQLSKLNVRLKLCNHLDPVDINIMSKQNFSVDGLPSKSIKIVALAFSIILLSFPLLLFKCVDYISNSRKSLDNNTEEVSLNKQLAYRVDAFLSATPYAKPLALLVATLLLICLGGLALFGVTNDNLADSLWLSWTYVADSGNHANSDGIGPRLVSVSISFGGMLIFAMMLGLVSDAISEKFDSLRKGKSEVVEQNHTLILGWSDKLGSLLNQLAIANESLSGGIVVVMAERDKEEMELDIAKMEFDFRGTSVICRSGSPLILADLKKVSVSKARAIIVLAEDGNADQSDARALRTVLSLTGVKEGLRGHIVVELSDLDNEVLVRLVGGDLVQTVVAHDVIGRLMIQCARQPGLAQIWEDILGFENCEFYIKRWPQLDGMQFEDVLISFPEAIPCGVKVASNGGKIILNPDDSYVLQEGDEILVIAEDDDSYAPSTLPMVWRGNLPQDEIDHKSFERILLCGWRRDMEDMITVLDAILAHGSELWMFNDVTEKERERKLINGGLDTSRLVNITLVHREGNAVIRRNLESLPLESFDSILILADESVEDAAIKADSRSLATLLLIRDIQAKRLPIREAMIPQAYRSSFSQGSWIGEMQQASDKSVIISEILDPRTKNLLSMSKISDYVLSNELVSMALAMVAEDRQINDVLEELFAEEGNELHIRGADLYLYEGEDLSFYEIILRARQRREIVIGYRPSNAEKAVINPSAKNEKRKWSLKDVFVVIAEKE; encoded by the exons ATGTCCCATAACTCCGATGCCGCCTCACCGTCGACGCCCGGCGGCGCGAGGGACTGGGTTTTTCCTTCTTATTCCTTCGTTCACTCTACCCATTCTCACCACCAACGAAACTCCCGAAGAAGAAGATTCTCAACTCACCCCACGCAATTCAACTCGGCAGCCGCTTCGTTTCCGTCTCGCCCAGCTACTGATGACTCCACTCCAGTTCTAAGTAGCTATCCTTCCAAGTTTTCAGGGTTCAGACGGCGACGTTTCGAGTTCGGAAGGAACTATGAGAAGTCAACGGTGGCCGTTGATGATACTTCGGATAGAGGGGGAGTCGTGGAGATTAATCCAAAAGATGAAGTTTCACGCGAAGCCAAAACGACGTCTCCTGGGAAgaattttttcggttttctaaGAGGAAGGTTGAGAGTTCGTTGGCAGTTAGCTTTTACCGCGGCA ATTCTTATAACGGTGCTGTCTTCGTTGGTACAGAAGAATTTTTCATTACACAATGAGATTATTGATTTACAG GATCAATTATCCAAGCTCAACGTGAGGTTAAAGCTTTGCAATCATTTGGACCCTGTAGATATTAATATCATGTCAAAACAGAATTTCTCTGTTGATGGTCTTCCTAGCAAAAGCATTAAAATTGTAGCATTAGCTTTTTCAATCATACTGTTGTCTTTCCCTTTATTACTCTTCAAGTGTGTTGACTATATCTCAAATTCAAGAAAGTCGCTGGACAATAACACAGAGGAAGTCTCTTTGAACAAGCAGCTCGCGTATAGGGTGGATGCCTTTTTATCTGCAACCCCATATGCTAAGCCTCTGGCTTTGTTAGTCGCTACTTTATTGTTGATATGTCTTGGAGGATTAGCGCTTTTTGGCGTGACAAATGACAATTTAGCTGATTCCCTTTGGCTTTCTTGGACTTATGTAGCTGACTCAGGGAATCATGCAAATTCCGATGGCATTGGTCCTCGGCTTGTTTCTGTTTCCATTAGTTTTGGTGGGATGCTTATATTTGCAATGATGCTTGGCCTTGTTTCTGATGCTATTTCTGAGAAGTTTGACTCACTCAGGAAAGGAAAAAGTGAAGTAGTGGAGCAAAACCACACTCTTATCCTTGGGTGGAGTGATAAGTTG GGATCATTGTTAAATCAACTTGCCATAGCCAATGAGAGTTTGAGTGGAGGAATAGTGGTTGTCATGGCTGAACGAGACAAAGAAGAGATGGAGCTTGACATTGCTAAGATGGAATTTGACTTTAGAGGAACATCAGTTATATGCAGAAGTGGAAGTCCTCTTATACTAGCTGACTTAAAAAAA GTATCTGTTTCTAAAGCCCGTGCTATAATTGTCCTCGCCGAAGATGGAAATGCTGACCAG AGTGATGCTCGTGCACTAAGGACAGTATTGAGCCTAACAGGTGTAAAAGAAGGATTGAGGGGACACATAGTGGTAGAACTTAGTGATCTTGATAATGAAGTCTTAGTTAGACTCGTTGGTGGAGATCTTGTTCAAACTGTTGTGGCACATGATGTAATTGGTAGGCTGATGATTCAATGTGCTCGACAGCCTGGGCTTGCTCAG ATATGGGAGGATATTCTTGGGTTTGAAAATTGCGAGTTCTATATCAAAAGATGGCCACAGTTGGATGGGATGCAGTTTGAGGATGTTTTGATCAGCTTCCCAGAAGCTATTCCTTGTGGGGTGAAGGTAGCATCAAATGGTGGAAAAATTATTCTAAACCCTGATGACTCTTATGTCCTACAAGAAGGGGACGAGATTCTTGTTATTGCTGAGGATGATGATAGTTATGCTCCATCAACTCTACCAATG GTCTGGAGAGGAAATCTACCACAGGATGAGATTGACCACAAGTCTTTTGAGCGGATACTTCTGTGTGGTTGGCGGAGAGACATGGAAGATATGATAACG GTATTGGATGCTATTCTAGCACATGGATCAGAATTGTGGATGTTCAATGATGTTACAGAGAAGGAAAGAGAAAGAAAGCTAATCAATGGTGGCCTCGACACTAGCCGACTGGTGAATATAACACTTGTCCACCGTGAAGGAAATGCGGTCATACGACGTAACCTTGAAAGCCTGCCTTTGGAATCTTTTGATTCG ATACTAATTTTGGCTGATGAGTCTGTAGAAGATGCAGCAATTAAAGCTGATTCTAGATCTCTCGCCACATTATTGCTGATTCGTGACATTCAG GCAAAGCGCCTTCCAATCAGAGAAGCCATGATTCCTCAAGCTTACAGAAGTAGCTTCTCGCAAGGCTCGTGGATTGGGGAAATGCAACAAGCTTCGGATAAATCGGTTATCATCAGTGAAATTCTTGATCCAAGGACTAAAAATCTGTTGTCCATGTCGAAAATCAGTGATTATGTTCTATCAAATGAGCTAGTTAGCATGGCTCTGGCCATGGTTGCTGAGGATCGCCAAATTAATGATGTACTGGAAGAACTTTTTGCTGAAGAG GGTAACGAGTTGCACATAAGAGGAGCGGATCTTTACCTGTATGAAGGTGAAGATTTGAGTTTCTATGAAATAATCTTACGTGCACGTCAAAGGAGAGAGATTGTGATCGGATATCGTCCATCCAATGCAGAAAAGGCAGTGATCAACCCCTCGGCCAAAAACGAGAAAAGGAAGTGGTCCCTAAAAGATGTCTTTGTTGTTATTGCTGAGAAGGAATAA
- the LOC140978444 gene encoding ion channel CASTOR-like isoform X2, with protein MSHNSDAASPSTPGGARDWVFPSYSFVHSTHSHHQRNSRRRRFSTHPTQFNSAAASFPSRPATDDSTPVLSSYPSKFSGFRRRRFEFGRNYEKSTVAVDDTSDRGGVVEINPKDEVSREAKTTSPGKNFFGFLRGRLRVRWQLAFTAAILITVLSSLVQKNFSLHNEIIDLQDQLSKLNVRLKLCNHLDPVDINIMSKQNFSVDGLPSKSIKIVALAFSIILLSFPLLLFKCVDYISNSRKSLDNNTEEVSLNKQLAYRVDAFLSATPYAKPLALLVATLLLICLGGLALFGVTNDNLADSLWLSWTYVADSGNHANSDGIGPRLVSVSISFGGMLIFAMMLGLVSDAISEKFDSLRKGKSEVVEQNHTLILGWSDKLGSLLNQLAIANESLSGGIVVVMAERDKEEMELDIAKMEFDFRGTSVICRSGSPLILADLKKVSVSKARAIIVLAEDGNADQSDARALRTVLSLTGVKEGLRGHIVVELSDLDNEVLVRLVGGDLVQTVVAHDVIGRLMIQCARQPGLAQIWEDILGFENCEFYIKRWPQLDGMQFEDVLISFPEAIPCGVKVASNGGKIILNPDDSYVLQEGDEILVIAEDDDSYAPSTLPMVIDATFIHITRPTRKSQKILLCGWRRDIDDMIVVLDAILAHGSELWMFNDVTEKERERKLINGGLDTSRLVNITLVHREGNAVIRRNLESLPLESFDSILILADESVEDAAIKADSRSLATLLLIRDIQAKRLPIREAMIPQAYRSSFSQGSWIGEMQQASDKSVIISEILDPRTKNLLSMSKISDYVLSNELVSMALAMVAEDRQINDVLEELFAEEGNELHIRGADLYLYEGEDLSFYEIILRARQRREIVIGYRPSNAEKAVINPSAKNEKRKWSLKDVFVVIAEKE; from the exons ATGTCCCATAACTCCGATGCCGCCTCACCGTCGACGCCCGGCGGCGCGAGGGACTGGGTTTTTCCTTCTTATTCCTTCGTTCACTCTACCCATTCTCACCACCAACGAAACTCCCGAAGAAGAAGATTCTCAACTCACCCCACGCAATTCAACTCGGCAGCCGCTTCGTTTCCGTCTCGCCCAGCTACTGATGACTCCACTCCAGTTCTAAGTAGCTATCCTTCCAAGTTTTCAGGGTTCAGACGGCGACGTTTCGAGTTCGGAAGGAACTATGAGAAGTCAACGGTGGCCGTTGATGATACTTCGGATAGAGGGGGAGTCGTGGAGATTAATCCAAAAGATGAAGTTTCACGCGAAGCCAAAACGACGTCTCCTGGGAAgaattttttcggttttctaaGAGGAAGGTTGAGAGTTCGTTGGCAGTTAGCTTTTACCGCGGCA ATTCTTATAACGGTGCTGTCTTCGTTGGTACAGAAGAATTTTTCATTACACAATGAGATTATTGATTTACAG GATCAATTATCCAAGCTCAACGTGAGGTTAAAGCTTTGCAATCATTTGGACCCTGTAGATATTAATATCATGTCAAAACAGAATTTCTCTGTTGATGGTCTTCCTAGCAAAAGCATTAAAATTGTAGCATTAGCTTTTTCAATCATACTGTTGTCTTTCCCTTTATTACTCTTCAAGTGTGTTGACTATATCTCAAATTCAAGAAAGTCGCTGGACAATAACACAGAGGAAGTCTCTTTGAACAAGCAGCTCGCGTATAGGGTGGATGCCTTTTTATCTGCAACCCCATATGCTAAGCCTCTGGCTTTGTTAGTCGCTACTTTATTGTTGATATGTCTTGGAGGATTAGCGCTTTTTGGCGTGACAAATGACAATTTAGCTGATTCCCTTTGGCTTTCTTGGACTTATGTAGCTGACTCAGGGAATCATGCAAATTCCGATGGCATTGGTCCTCGGCTTGTTTCTGTTTCCATTAGTTTTGGTGGGATGCTTATATTTGCAATGATGCTTGGCCTTGTTTCTGATGCTATTTCTGAGAAGTTTGACTCACTCAGGAAAGGAAAAAGTGAAGTAGTGGAGCAAAACCACACTCTTATCCTTGGGTGGAGTGATAAGTTG GGATCATTGTTAAATCAACTTGCCATAGCCAATGAGAGTTTGAGTGGAGGAATAGTGGTTGTCATGGCTGAACGAGACAAAGAAGAGATGGAGCTTGACATTGCTAAGATGGAATTTGACTTTAGAGGAACATCAGTTATATGCAGAAGTGGAAGTCCTCTTATACTAGCTGACTTAAAAAAA GTATCTGTTTCTAAAGCCCGTGCTATAATTGTCCTCGCCGAAGATGGAAATGCTGACCAG AGTGATGCTCGTGCACTAAGGACAGTATTGAGCCTAACAGGTGTAAAAGAAGGATTGAGGGGACACATAGTGGTAGAACTTAGTGATCTTGATAATGAAGTCTTAGTTAGACTCGTTGGTGGAGATCTTGTTCAAACTGTTGTGGCACATGATGTAATTGGTAGGCTGATGATTCAATGTGCTCGACAGCCTGGGCTTGCTCAG ATATGGGAGGATATTCTTGGGTTTGAAAATTGCGAGTTCTATATCAAAAGATGGCCACAGTTGGATGGGATGCAGTTTGAGGATGTTTTGATCAGCTTCCCAGAAGCTATTCCTTGTGGGGTGAAGGTAGCATCAAATGGTGGAAAAATTATTCTAAACCCTGATGACTCTTATGTCCTACAAGAAGGGGACGAGATTCTTGTTATTGCTGAGGATGATGATAGTTATGCTCCATCAACTCTACCAATG GTCATTGATGCAACATTCATACATATTACCAGACCAACAAGAAAGTCACAGAAGATTCTACTTTGTGGATGGAGGCGAGACATTGATGATATGATTGTG GTATTGGATGCTATTCTAGCACATGGATCAGAATTGTGGATGTTCAATGATGTTACAGAGAAGGAAAGAGAAAGAAAGCTAATCAATGGTGGCCTCGACACTAGCCGACTGGTGAATATAACACTTGTCCACCGTGAAGGAAATGCGGTCATACGACGTAACCTTGAAAGCCTGCCTTTGGAATCTTTTGATTCG ATACTAATTTTGGCTGATGAGTCTGTAGAAGATGCAGCAATTAAAGCTGATTCTAGATCTCTCGCCACATTATTGCTGATTCGTGACATTCAG GCAAAGCGCCTTCCAATCAGAGAAGCCATGATTCCTCAAGCTTACAGAAGTAGCTTCTCGCAAGGCTCGTGGATTGGGGAAATGCAACAAGCTTCGGATAAATCGGTTATCATCAGTGAAATTCTTGATCCAAGGACTAAAAATCTGTTGTCCATGTCGAAAATCAGTGATTATGTTCTATCAAATGAGCTAGTTAGCATGGCTCTGGCCATGGTTGCTGAGGATCGCCAAATTAATGATGTACTGGAAGAACTTTTTGCTGAAGAG GGTAACGAGTTGCACATAAGAGGAGCGGATCTTTACCTGTATGAAGGTGAAGATTTGAGTTTCTATGAAATAATCTTACGTGCACGTCAAAGGAGAGAGATTGTGATCGGATATCGTCCATCCAATGCAGAAAAGGCAGTGATCAACCCCTCGGCCAAAAACGAGAAAAGGAAGTGGTCCCTAAAAGATGTCTTTGTTGTTATTGCTGAGAAGGAATAA
- the LOC140978446 gene encoding probable sugar phosphate/phosphate translocator At3g17430, translating into MISRQLLLTYLYLLVYIVLSSGVILYNKWVLSPKYFNFPLPITLTMIHMGFSGFVAFLLVRIFKVVSPVKMTFEIYATCVVPISAFFASSLWFGNTAYLFISVAFIQMLKALMPVATFLMAVVCGTDKLKCDIFLNMILVSFGVVISSYGEIHFNIVGTVYQVTGIFAEALRLVLTQVLLQKKGLTLNPITSLYYIAPCSFVFLFVPWCLLERLEMEVSQIQFNLWIFFSNALCALALNFSIFLVIGRTGAVTIRVASVLKDWILIALSTIIFPESTITKLNIIGYAVALCGVVMYNYLKAKDVRSSQTSAEIITERAAKDLKTEKR; encoded by the exons ATGATCAGCAGACAACTTTTATTGACCTATCTGTATCTGTTAGTATATATAGTTCTATCTTCAGGAGTTATTTTATACAACAAG TGGGTTCTCTCGCCAAAGTATTTCAATTTTCCGCTTCCAATAACGCTTACTATGATACACATGGGCTTTTCAGGCTTTGTGGCCTTCCTTTTGGTCCGTATTTTTAAG GTTGTTTCACCCGTGAAGATGACTTTTGAAAT ATATGCGACATGTGTTGTTCCAATTAGTGCCTTTTTCGCATCGAGTCTTTG GTTTGGAAATACTGCTTATTTGTTCATCTCCGTGGCTTTCATCCAAATGCTCAAAGCTTTGA TGCCGGTTGCCACTTTTCTCATGGCTGTTGTATGTGGTACTGACAAATTAAAATGCgacatttttttaaacatgatcCTGGTCAGTTTTGGTGTTGTCATATCTTCATATGGGGAAATTCATTTCAACATAGTGGGAACAGTTTATCAAGTTACTGGAATATTTGCTGAGGCTCTTAGGTTGGTCCTCACTCAAGTTCTACTTCAGAAGAAGGGCTTAACACTCAATCCTATCACAAGCTTGTATTATATTGCCCCTTGCAG TTTTGTGTTCCTCTTCGTTCCTTGGTGTCTTTTGGAGAGGCTGGAAATGGAAGTCTCCCAGATACAGTTCAATCTTTGGATATTCTTCTCAAATGCACTTTGTGCATTGGCTTTgaatttctcaatttttttggtAATAGGTAGAACTGGTGCAGTGACAATTCGAGTCGCCAGTGTTCTAAAAGATTGGATACTTATTGCCCTTTCAACTATCATTTTTCCTGAGTCAACCATCACCAAACTCAATATTATTGGCTATGCAGTTG CCTTATGTGGTGTAGTCATGTACAATTACTTGAAGGCCAAGGATGTTCGTTCATCTCAAACTTCTGCAGAGATTATCACTGAAAGAGCAGCTAAG GACCTAAAGACAGAAAAGAGGTAA